The DNA region AACTACTTTACAATATTGTATTTATGGTTTTATCAACTTATTGGAATTAATATTATTTTCAAATGTGTGCCTTGGAGACTGAAACCATAAAACCTACATATAGGTATCAAAGGCTGTATGACTGAATACATGACATACTTTATCCCTCAGAATATAATGTGCAATCTAAAGCCTACTCTTCCTTCCATCCTAACTTGAGTGTTGCCATTTGTTCCAAGGTAACAGTTCTATGATATTATTGTTGTATGGAACTAGTTCTAtttttttctctaaatttgTGCCAGTACGATGGTTAAGAACAGTGTTACATGGACACAGCTGCAGGTATCGAGTCCGGTTCGGGTGTGGGTCTCTGTCTCTTTGACTTGGCAAACTTTTGTTTGCACATACTAAATACCACTTGGAATCTAACACTGTTGTCGCCTGACGGTGATCAGCTGGACAAATCTTTAGGATGCTGGTGTCCAAGTTACACTGATAAAAAGTTCACTGGTTTTGCTCCCATCATATTAGATCTTACGGAGTAAttccctttttttctttttttttgcagaGACAAGACTGTTGGGGGCATAATGTGTTGGAGAGTAACTACAGGCCCATGCTTTATACACCTCACAAATATAGATCTCTGGGCTTTAGGACTTTTGCGTTGCCAGTTCCTTTGCAGGAAAACCCTCTTGTCAAGAGCGCAGCAGTAGCACTGACTAGGTAGTTCCCCTTGTACCATTATTTATTTATGAAGTTCCTGAATGCGGAGGAAGTTTCCAACATCCATGATTACACTGATGCAGTAGAGCGAACATAAATACAGTAATTTTGATCCTTCTATTTTTGCATGACTGCAAAGTCAGTTAGTCAGGACATTGGAGAACAATTGTCTGGAGTACATAGTACCACAGGTCTGTAATTTAGTATCTCACACTGTGTTGGTAAGGGGAGCATATAATAATATGCATTTAGTAGGGGGATGACTTATACCTCTTGTTACGAGTCTTGAGGTCTTCCCTCTTCAGTATCCTATTGAAGTTAGATAATAAGAGAACAATGGTACTAAATTTGATGTTTTGGCATATGATGACGCACATATATCATATTGTAGTCCCTTTTTAAAATATTCATTACTAAAGTAACTTACGGATTAGTCTGCAACTCTACATACAAGTTGGACAATATAGTTTAGTAGCTAATTTATTGGAAGTCAATTTGAAGCCTGGTCATGCTCTTGCACTGGCTACATTCCGTAGACAGTTTTAGTTGACTTTTTTTGTTCCTGACTTATTTTTTCTTAAAGTTACTATTACACTCTATATGCAAATTTATTAGGTTAATGCTTGAATTGTCTGTTATGGTTTTAGTGAGCGAAATGTAAATCTGCCCATGGAATGGTACCATTGTACTCACTTCTGCAGGAACGCATATTGAAAAATCTAAAAACTTCAGGATGTGGaacattttttatttttatttacttGAAAAACTGTCCACTTTAATATCGCATCTGTATGTAATTCATATTTTTGTAGTAATTGTTTTTGTTTGCCTTGACAGGTCATGCGATACTTTACTTGCAAATCCTGCTACTTCACTTGTGGTCCCTGCAATTGGAATTATTGTGTTTGCTCTATGGGGTTTTTTGCCACTAATGAGGGATATTAGAAACCGTTTTGATGTATGTTTCTGTTACATGCAACCATTCTTTTGATTTACATGATCATATATCGGGCTAGCTAAAAATATGGCAACTGTTCATAATGGACCTTGCAGCATGGAGGCAATTGGAAGAAGAGCCCTACATATTTAATTTCTTCGTCCTACCTTCAACCTCTACTTCTCTGGACTGGAGCAACACTAATATGCAGGTATAGCTCCACCATATGTTTTCTGCAGTGGCAACCCTATCCACTTGATATTTCATTGTTGCAATCCTATCCACTTGATAATTCTTCCTGTTTCCCATAGGAATTGCCCTGCCTACAGTTCCTGCAAAATTTATGTGGTCCAATTGGGCTTTAACCCTTTTGTAGTTTTGTTTTCTGTTACTTATCTATCTCTAGTTTTGTTTTCTGTTACTTATCTTTCTCTTTGTCCATGCAATGTATTACAGGGGTTTGGATCCAGTTGTGTTGCCTACAGCAGCAAGCCAAGCTGTGAAAACACGCCTGATTACTTTCGTGAGATCATTATCAACTGTCCTGGCTGTTGCATATATTTTCACAAGGTGCACATGCTACATTCTAAAAAACTTCAGGTGTTGTTTGTAAGTTGTAGCTTTATATTCAGTCATGCTCATGTAAGTTACTTCAAGGTAATGGCAAAGTCTATAACAACATTTCTAGACAGTTTATATAGTCAAGTACTCAAGATAGCGGAGTCAATTGCAAAAGCACATGCTGGAACTACAATTTCAGCCATGATGAATCTAACAGCATCAACCTTAATACCTTATGTTGCAAACTATTTGCATTTTTAGGTATTGATGATCAAAGCTAAAAAAGTTTGACATTGGACAATCCTAAAACTACTTATATTTGTGATTGGAGGGTTTAATTTCAACATTGTTTAACAAGTAACCAAGGATATATTCATGTGGAATTATTTTCTTTGCTTTATCGAACATCTCTAGATGGAGTCAAGTCATTGAAATATTACTTAAGCTAAATATCACATATTGCAATGGAAAGATGTGCAGATCAACATTAGTGATTGCTACCCTGATTTGCATGATGTTGAAGGGGTCTGTATATTTTATGTTCTCTTGCCTTGTATGATTGAGTTGGTTTGATCGTGTTTagttttcttcctttttttttgacacttaacatattttttttcttctttttagcTTGATTCAGCAGGTACAGAAGTTTCTTGTGGACCATCGTCATCCCAATGATACAAGAAATGTAAGATCCTTATATAATAACAAGTAAATTATGGTATCTACCATAGTTCTTTGAACTTACCTTTTTTCGTATGCAATTTGCTTCTCTTTATTCACTAGGGCCCTCCCCCTCTGCCAACCATTCATTCACTCACTCATAGCAATGCGTGGCAAACCGATTGTGTTATGTAGAACTCTCTTTATGTATCTTCTTGACTCCTATCTCTTGATCTCCAAATAATGGTTCAGGAGATGCAGGATCCAACATTGCTTCTTTTGAAACAAGTCATAACCAGGAACCAGCAAGACAACCGAATCTATGGTAGTATCACTGCCTTTGGCAAAGGCATCAGAGAGAATCAGAAAGAGCCAACAATTTAAAAGTTATAAGAAGTGAGCATTTTGAAAGAAATAGTATGCAACCCAAAACACAGAAACTTTCTTATGTAACACATAATGCCCTAAAAAGTTTAAGGTGCAGCTAAATAAACCAACAAAACATTTACAAGTATGAAATCCACCATCAAAGTCATACTGCCGGCTGTTGCGCACTGCTGACATGCGCCAGCAGATTCCTTTTTGAGCTGTGAGCTGCTAGAGAAAGTTCCATGAATATGACATCAGCAATTCATCATCCAACAAAATTAGTCGCCACCTCAAGCTGACTGGACAAGACACTATATTGCAACTCAATAGCAATTGTGAGAAAGTCAGCTAACTTATTAGCAAGTCCAGTTTGTGATAGTTTACTGTTTTAGTTGAGTTAGCTAGATGGAATCATGCTAGCTTACGGACCTATAGTACAATTTCTCTTGGTTATATGAGAGCACCCCCAATTCACAGTTTTTCTCGGAGAAGAATGTATGTATTTAATGTCTGTTTAGAAATAACCCTTCCAATTTATAGTGTCTAAATGCCCCAGGGCCAGTAgataagttttttttttctcgaacacgcaGGAGATCTGAGTATCAATATATTAAGAATGTGGGTGAGAACACCCAGAGTACAcaggttttgttttgtttttcggggggaaacaaattctgtagAAATAAACCCCCTTACACACAAACTATCACTCTATTACCCTTAACACTTTTTTCCAGACCCAAGACCAGGATCAActatcctttttttttcctcgaacacgcaggagagctgcgtatctttgtattaagagAGGAGCCAGCTGGTAACTGGGCGAGGATGTGAGTAACTCCTCGAGCTCCAGGAATACCCCACAAATGCAGCTCCTCCCTGATGGATGAAAGAACTCCATTCAGGTTTGGCTGCAAGCCATCAAACACATAGCGGTTGCGATGATTCCACAGCGACCATGCCACCAAGATTATAATTGAGTTAAGCCCATTTTTAACCGGCCCATCCACCCTGCTGTTCACCTTGTCCCACCAATCATCCAAGGAGTTTTCATCAGGTCGTGGGGCTAATGCCTGCAAACCGAGCCCTTGCAGAACATTGAGTGGGGGGTATGATTATAGAGAGATGGCACTCTGAGATGGCACTCTGATTCCTTCTTAATAATAATATAGAATTAGTGATTGAAACTTTGCTGAATGAGTTGTGTATTTCGATCACATAATTTTGATGCCCAACATTTACTTGCTAGCAGCCTTAATGTCTATTTGCTATACTTCTGAGCGTCCTGTATGATATTTAACCTTACCAAATCTAGAAATAAGTAACAAAGTCAAGGTATCTTCTGATTCGTAATATTTCTATCACATAATACATTTTTTCTCATGTTGCAGTATTTCTTATGTGAGATTGTTTCTGGCAGATGGGATTTGATTTTACCATGAAAGCTCTTTATACTGGTATTTGGATTGCTGCTGTTTCTCTCTTTATGGAGTTGCTGGGTTTCAATACCCAGAAGTGGATAACTGCTGGAGGTTTTGGGACAGTATTGCTTACACTTGCTGGTCGTGAGGTACTACAACACATTCTGCTGATAGGATTACTTTGTCCTATTGTGCTAATAGCAATCATAATTTGTTGCAGATTTTCACTAACTTCCTCTCGAGTGTCATGATCAATGCCACACGCCCATTTGTAGTCAATGAATGGATCAATGCAAAGATAGATGGTGTTGAATTCTCTGGCATTGTTGAGGTCAGTATTATCATGCCTTATTTTAAGTTTTCAATCTATTGTGTAAATATAAAATATTTGGTTCTGTTTCTCATATTGTATGGCTAAAACTACACCATCTATTTATGATATTATCTGTAGGATTATTTAAGGTATTATTTGTTTGTACTAATATCAGTTGTATCCCCATAAAAGGTCTGGTCAATGCTTCATTTAATCTAACTTGTATATCAGAGATGTTAGCAAAATGACATTTCTTACCTGATTACCTTAGCTCCAGGAGGAGATTAGGTGCTAGGTCAAGGTTGTCCTACCCTTTTCTTCTTTAATATAATGATACACAGCTCTCCTGCATGTTTGAGGAAAAAGATTGCTAACTTAAATTGATTTGATTTTCAGCATGTTGGTTGGTGGTCTCCAACAATCATTAGAGGTGATGATCGAGAAGCTATATACATTCCTAATCATAAGTTTACAGTTTCTATATTAAGGAATAACACTCAGAGGACCCATTGGCGTATTAAGACCTATCTTGCTATAAGCCACATGGACGCTGGAAAAATTGGGGTAAGCACCAGATGAATTACTTAGCATAATCCATATCTCTTTTCTATTCAACCTTTTTCCAGTGTATTAAATAGACTATCTTAGCCATGCTTTATTTTCTTTGGCAGATTATTGTTGCAGACATGAGGAAAGTGTTGGCGAAAAATCCACATATAGAACAACAGAAGCTGCATAGAAGAGTATTCTTTGAGAAAATTGATCCAAAAAATCAAGCACTTATGGTAATTCCTTACAATGAGAAATTCCATCTTTGGGTTGAAGTACTATCACACGATCAGTTCTCACTAAGAACTGTGTGCTCAGCATTGGTACATCTTTTTAGGCATAATAGCCTGATTGAGCTGTCTGCAAAAGACCTCCCTCTCCTTATTCTTATCTTTGGGCTTTTTGCTGTTTTTTAAAAGTCGTTTTACTGTTTATATCACCTATAAAACTTACCTTAGTTGTGCAAAATACCCAGTGCTTCAAGGCCATTTCATTGTGTTTGTCCTTTTAGAATTTGTGCTAGACGGATTGCTTGTTTCTATATGGCTGTAGCCTATAGGTATGCGGTGTCGAGTCGATATAAGTGCTGAATTTAGCTACCATTCTACCAACTTGGTTCAAAATTATCCATAACAACTTGGTTCAGATATGCTGGTCTTATTTTCTTAGGGCTGTTTAGATGAGAGATTTCTCTAGGAAATTTTGGTATTTAGTGCATGTTAAAACTGAATCTTCAAATTTGATCCAAATCCTTCCTGTACAAACAGGTCCTTAGCTTTTCAGCGAATATTTTGCATTATCAAAATCTGACCATGTTCTGATATTTAAGTTGGCCTGCTTTATGATATCCTCCTTGTCCAAATAGGTCCTTAGCATGAAATCCAGTCTCTCCTGATATTTAAGTTCGCCTGCTTTATGGAATAATGGCATTAAAACCACCAACCTTGGCATGTTTTTGCCTTCCGTTTGTTTCCCATTAAATTGTCGGCTTGCTTGCATGCAAATGGTGTCAATATCCTAGTTTCATGCACATTTATCTATCTTTATACATTCTTAGAATACTATTCTATTGCTTTGAGTTTCATATTCACCATCAACTCAGTTCATTTCCTTTCATTTTTGCTGTGTTTCTTGTAGATTTACATATCCTGTTTTGTGAAGACATCACGTTTTGAGGAGTATCTCAATGTCCAGGTATTATGTTTATCCATTGCAACATATTTTTCTTGCATGAAACCCTAGGATATGTTCTATAGGCATATGCTTATGGTATATGCTGAACAAATATGTTCTGTCACTCATGACCATTATTTTCTAGCACGTGTTCTTCAAATACTTGCTCAGATCAGTAGGAATGGTTATGGAATAGGGTACTTTCATGGTATCGCCGATTAAGTGTCACCACATTGGAGCTTTCAGAGCTATTTCAGTTTGGAGAGTTCAGTTTCCTATCTCATTTCCATTATTGTCAACAGTTATCAAGATGACATAAAAAGGCAAAATAAATGTAACCATATAACGCTACATAATTCTTGCAAAGAATAGAAAATTATAAATGCATTCGGCATAAAACTGTATGGCTACCTTAGCATGTCCAATGTTGAATCTTGAACCCGGTATATTTGGTTTTGCTTGAACTCCGATATTGATTATAACTGCAGAGGATTTCTGAACTGATCTGATTGCTTTCATCCTATTGTGCATCAATATCTTTTAGACTTTTTTATATGGGAAAATTATTCAAGGGCTGCTCCTTTTTTTTAATCTTGACTAAAATTCCTTGTAGAAGGCTAGAAGCTTAGGATGCCATTTCAGCATGCCATGCATTTAAATCAAAGTATTTCAGCTGGGTTTTAAGCTGCATTTAATATAAACTAGGAGGCGTCACGCCATactaaaaaataattaataagaTTTTTCTATGTTCCAAATTACACAGGAAACTGTTATGTTGGATCTTCTTAGAATAGTTGGTCACCACAAAGCAAGGCTTGCTACCCAAATTCGAACAGTTCAGAAATCATATGGCAATGCAGATTTCGATAACATTCCTTTTGGAGAGGGCATGTATAGTCGCGTCAGCGGGCGTCCACTTCTGATTGATACATCTGCAAGGATCAGTGATGATAAGGGCAAACCTCAACCGGTATCATCACGTGAGGAGCAGAAAGTCAAGACAAGCGGTTCGGTAGAGGTCAAGTCTGCTTCACCTGAAAACGCTAGTTTAAACAACTCTGAAAAGCAGGATCAGAAAAAATCGGTACCTGAAGATGCTCGGGTGAAGAACAGCAAGAGTGATAATGTGATGCCAGTAACATCATCTTCAGATCCTGTTACGTCAATTTCTAAGACTGGTAAAGGGAAGACACATGAAGCTGAGGTCACTGAACGCCAGGATGGTTCCGTGTCCGTGGCTAATCCGAAGAAAGAATCTAGACCTGCTTTCGAAGACAACATTGTTCTGGGCATtgctcttgagggctccaagaGGACACTGCCTATGGAAGAAGGAAACCCTTATCTATCACTATCCGAGACTGAGCCAGACACCGTAACTGTAGATTCTGCTTCTTCACCGAAAGACGAGATAGCACAAAGCCTGAAAAATTCAGGTCAAGAGAAGGCTGACCAGAGGAATATAGATAGGTGATCTGAGTTCAGATTGAATCTTTGTGAAGATTTGTCACCAAGCCTACCTTTTTTGTGCGCTTGTGCAAATGCGATCTGTCACACATCATTGTGCTATAGCTTTGTAAAAGATGCGAGTGGTTACTTACAAACATTCTGTACATATTCTGTTGCTGATTTGAGTCGGTTCTTGCTTTGCTTATGCATCAGCATGAGCTGCTGCAGCCGTCGTTTCCTTTCCCAGGTTTGCTTGAACTTATGTTAGCATTGACATGCGCTGCGAGCTGAAGAGTGCATGTTTGATGCTCGGCAATAAGCATGGGCGGGCAAGTGTTATATAAATTTAACCCTGCCAGGTT from Panicum hallii strain FIL2 chromosome 9, PHallii_v3.1, whole genome shotgun sequence includes:
- the LOC112878304 gene encoding mechanosensitive ion channel protein 2, chloroplastic-like isoform X1: MAVGLTSQLFQRVPATDIFCQRNKLRSPEMRSSLPLSSTSFPSIADRQDCWGHNVLESNYRPMLYTPHKYRSLGFRTFALPVPLQENPLVKSAAVALTRSCDTLLANPATSLVVPAIGIIVFALWGFLPLMRDIRNRFDHGGNWKKSPTYLISSSYLQPLLLWTGATLICRGLDPVVLPTAASQAVKTRLITFVRSLSTVLAVAYIFTSLIQQVQKFLVDHRHPNDTRNMGFDFTMKALYTGIWIAAVSLFMELLGFNTQKWITAGGFGTVLLTLAGREIFTNFLSSVMINATRPFVVNEWINAKIDGVEFSGIVEHVGWWSPTIIRGDDREAIYIPNHKFTVSILRNNTQRTHWRIKTYLAISHMDAGKIGIIVADMRKVLAKNPHIEQQKLHRRVFFEKIDPKNQALMIYISCFVKTSRFEEYLNVQETVMLDLLRIVGHHKARLATQIRTVQKSYGNADFDNIPFGEGMYSRVSGRPLLIDTSARISDDKGKPQPVSSREEQKVKTSGSVEVKSASPENASLNNSEKQDQKKSVPEDARVKNSKSDNVMPVTSSSDPVTSISKTGKGKTHEAEVTERQDGSVSVANPKKESRPAFEDNIVLGIALEGSKRTLPMEEGNPYLSLSETEPDTVTVDSASSPKDEIAQSLKNSGQEKADQRNIDR
- the LOC112878304 gene encoding mechanosensitive ion channel protein 2, chloroplastic-like isoform X2, translated to MLYTPHKYRSLGFRTFALPVPLQENPLVKSAAVALTRSCDTLLANPATSLVVPAIGIIVFALWGFLPLMRDIRNRFDHGGNWKKSPTYLISSSYLQPLLLWTGATLICRGLDPVVLPTAASQAVKTRLITFVRSLSTVLAVAYIFTSLIQQVQKFLVDHRHPNDTRNMGFDFTMKALYTGIWIAAVSLFMELLGFNTQKWITAGGFGTVLLTLAGREIFTNFLSSVMINATRPFVVNEWINAKIDGVEFSGIVEHVGWWSPTIIRGDDREAIYIPNHKFTVSILRNNTQRTHWRIKTYLAISHMDAGKIGIIVADMRKVLAKNPHIEQQKLHRRVFFEKIDPKNQALMIYISCFVKTSRFEEYLNVQETVMLDLLRIVGHHKARLATQIRTVQKSYGNADFDNIPFGEGMYSRVSGRPLLIDTSARISDDKGKPQPVSSREEQKVKTSGSVEVKSASPENASLNNSEKQDQKKSVPEDARVKNSKSDNVMPVTSSSDPVTSISKTGKGKTHEAEVTERQDGSVSVANPKKESRPAFEDNIVLGIALEGSKRTLPMEEGNPYLSLSETEPDTVTVDSASSPKDEIAQSLKNSGQEKADQRNIDR